The Brevundimonas sp. SORGH_AS_0993 genome segment TCCCCTGACGATGCAGGCGGTCGGCCGATGGAGCGACGGGGCCTTCCGTCACTGCGTCACCCTGCGATACGATTGGCGGGGGGAGTGGCAGACGGCTCCGGCCGGAGTGTCCCCCCGCGCCGACTGACGACGGATTCGACCCCCGGCGCACGGCGTTCTAGATTGGGCGCATGAGCGTGTCCCACACAGCCTCTGACGCACCCCCGCCGGCCTGGTTGCTGACAGCCATTGGCCTGTGCGCCTTCGCCTGCGTCCTGATCGGGGCCGTGGTGGTGAAGCCGGCCCTGCATCGGCTGAGTTTCGCTGACGCCCTGCCGCATAGCCAGCCGCCCCTGTCGATCCTGTCGCCCGACCGGGTCGAGATCGGGGATGCAATTCTGTCCGGCGCCTATCGCACGGCCGATGGGGCCATGACGCTGGCGTTCGATGGGGCGACGGTGACGGGTGCGGCGGCGGCGCGCGGGGATAGAGCACGACTGGAGACGGCGCCGCATCGCCTGGTCCCGGCCGATCAGCCCGCCAGCGCCGCCCGCACCTTCGCCGAGATCATGCAGGCGCCGCGGGCCGCTCAGGTCGAGGTCCGCCGGGTCGTCGCGGATCAGGGCTCGCGCCTGTGCGCCGGCCATGCGGTGGGCTGGCTGGCCCTGGCCGTTCATCGCCACGGGGTGATTGTCCTGCCGGTGCGCCAGGGGCCGCCGCCGGGACGCTTGGCGACCGACGACCGGCTGTGCCCCGTCGTCGCTCTCAACCGCTGAGGCCCGATCCGATGCGACGGGGTCTGATCCTGGCCGTTCTTTTGGGCGTTACAGCCGCGCTTCTGACCTGGACGACGCCCGGTCGTTCCACGTCGTCCCACGCGGGATCGCAGCGGATCACCGCCTATCTGCTGGACAATGGCTTCCACACGGACCTGGTCGTTCCGCGCGCGGCCCTGATGCAGCGCGGCGGTCGGCTGGCCCAGGCGGTCGCCGAATTGGCGCCGGGCGACTGGATCGTGATCGGCTGGGGCGATGCGAAATTCTATGTCGATCAAAGCCCGATCAGCAGTCGCCTGTCTGACGGCGCCCGCGCTTTTTTCCGGCCGGGCAATCCCTCAGTCCTCATGCTGGACCCGGAAATCCAAGACCCGCAGGCGCGCTATGCCGCCGATGGCCGTGCGACCCTGCTTCTGACGCGGCCCGCCTTCGATCGGATGGCGGATCGGATCGAGGCGTCGCTGGACCTTTCGAATGGCGGACCCCGCGTCGCGGCGGTTCGGCCTGGCGACGATGCCCGCTTCTTCGCCAGCCGAGAAACCTTTTCCATCCTACATCTGTGCAATCACTGGAGCGCCCAGGTGCTGAATGCGGCGGGCCTGCCCATCCGGCCGGTCCGGTCGATCCTCTCGGTCGAGGTGCTGCGCACGGCGCGTCGCCAGACCTCGCCGGAACATGGCCGGAACTGGGCCGGGACTGAACCCGAACTGGACAGGGCCGCGCTAGGTGACTAGACCGCCCGGCTTCCGCCAGTCCGCCGGGTCCGATCCCCGGTCGCGCCGATAATCGGCCGTCGGCGATGAAAGAAGGAGGGGCCGATGTCCCGCAAGCAACACACCCGCAACGCCTCCGGCCCGGCCGGTCCCAGCCAGCGCCAGCTGCGCGCCGGCGAGCTGATCCGTCACGCCTTGGTCGATGTCTTCCGCGAGGAGGAAATCCACGACGAGGCCCTGCACGGCGTCTCCGTCACCGTGACCGAGGTGCGGCTGTCACCCGATCTGAAGCACGCCACCTGTTTCGTGGAGCCTCTGGGCGCGGGCGTCGAGGCGGCCGAAACCACAGGCCACGAGAGCGAGATCATCAAGGCCCTGAACGTCCACGCCAAATTCCTGCGCGGGCGCCTGGGCTCCAAGCTGGACATGAAGTTCACGCCCGACCTGCGCTTCCGTCACGACGAAAGCTTCGACGCCGCCAGCCACATGGACCGTCTGTTCGCCGATCCTCGCGTCCAGGCCGATCTGGAACGCCGCGACGATGAGGACGACGCCTGATGGCCAAGCCTCGTTCGGCGTTCGCAGAGTCCCAAATGTTCCGGCCTCAAGCAGCGCGAAGCGCGGTAGGCCAAGCATCCTTCCGGCCTCAAGCAGCGCGAAGCGCGGTAGGCCAAGCATCCTTCCGGCCTCAAGCAGCGCGAAGCGCGGTAGGCCAAGCATCCTTCCGGCCTCAAGCAGCGCGAAGCGCGGTAGGCCAAGCATCCTTCCGGCCTCAAGCAGCGCGAAGCGCGGTAGGCCAAGCATAATGGCGCGCAAGAAGAGGGGCGACATCGTCGATGGCTGGGTCTGCCTGGACAAGCCGTTCGAGATGGGATCGACCGAGGCCGTCAGTCGCATCCGCCGCCTGTTCAACGCCCAGAAGGCGGGTCACGCCGGGACGCTGGACCCCCTGGCCAGCGGCATCCTGCCCATCGCGCTGGGAGAGGCGACCAAGACCGTGCCCTTCATGATGGAGGCGAAGAAGGTCTATCGTTTCACGATCAACTGGGGCGTCTCGACCGACAGCGTGGACCGCGAGGGTGAGATCGTCGCGCGTTCCGACGTGCGGCCTACGGTCGAACAGGTCCGCGCGGCTTTGCCGGCCTTCGTGGGCGAGATCGACCAGGTCCCGCCGCGCTTTTCGGCTATCAAGGTGGACGGCGCGCGCGCCTACGACTTGGCGCGCGAGGGGGCCGCGTTCGAGCTTCAGGCCCGGCGCGTCGTCATTCATTCGGCCGAGATGACCGGCGCGCCCGACCCCGACCATGTCGAGATCCGCATCCTGACGGGCAAGGGCGTCTATGTCCGGTCCCTGGCCCGCGACCTGGCCCAGGCCCTGGGCGCCGAGGGTCATGTGTCGGCCTTGCGGCGCGAGCGGGTCGGCCCGTTCAGCACGGAAAATGCGGTGACGCTGGATTCTCTGGAGGAAATGGTGCATAGGAGCGCCGCCTCGGAAGGCTTGCTTGCCGTAGCGACCGCTCTGGACGACATCCCGGAGCTGGCCGTGACGGACCAGGACGCCTTCTCGCTTCGGCAGGGACGTTCGATCGTTCTGCTCCCCCGTCAGGTGGAAACCCTCAAAGGCCGTCTTTCGGACGGTTCGCGCACGGTTTCAGCCTTTCAGGGCCAGACCCTCGTCGCCCTCTGTCAGTTGCGGGCCGGCCGGCTAGAACCCGACCGCGTTTTCAACCTCTAGGTCTGCGCCATAAGGCAAGGGCCGAGACCCCACGGCCTCAAGCAGCGCGAAAGCGCGATAGGCCAAGAAAGGACTCTTTCGATGTCGGTTACTGCTGAACGCAAGCACGAGATCATCGCCGATAACGCCCGCTCCGCCGGCGACACCGGCTCGGCCGAGGTTCAGGTCGCGATCCTGTCGGAACGCATCTCCAACCTCACCGAACACTTCAAGACCCACAAGAAGGACAACCACTCGCGCCGCGGCCTGCTCAAGATGGTGTCGCAGCGTCGTCGCCTTCTGGACCACCTGAACAAGACCGACAGCGCCCGCTACCAAGCGCTGATCGCCAAGCTGGGCCTGCGCCGCTAAGGCGCCGGACGGACGTAGAGATCATTTCGAGGCGCGGGCGGTCACGTCCGCGCCTCGTTGTGTGCCTAGACGTCCCCTCGCACGACCTGGGCGCCGCAGGACAACGGCGCAGACGCGAGGGCCAATGCCGGTCCTCACCGGGTTTCCGCGATGGCGCGGGAGCCTCTGGATCGAAGGACTGAACGCCGACGCATCCGCCCCATGATGGGACCCCGCGCGGAATACGCCGCCCGGGACACGAAAGACGAGACATGTTCGATATCAAACGCAAGACGATCGAGTGGGCCGGACGCCCGCTGACCCTGGAGACGGGCCGTATCGCCCGTCAGGCCGACGGCGCCGTGCTGGCGACCTATGGCGAGACCGTGGTCCTGGCCACCGTCGTCTATGGCCGCTCGCCCAAGCCCGGCCTGGATTTCTTCCCCCTGACCGTCAACTACCAGGAAAAGACCTTCGCCGCCGGCAAGATCCCGGGCGGCTACTTCAAGCGTGAAGGCCGTCCGACCGAGAAGGAGACCCTGGTTTCCCGCCTGATCGACCGTCCGATCCGCCCGCTGTTCGTCAAGGGCTTCAAGAACGAGACCCAGGTGGTCGTCACGGTGCTGCAGCACGACCTCGAAAACGATCCCGACGTCCTGGGCATGGTCGCCGCCTCGGCCGCCCTGACCATTTCGGGCGTGCCTTTCATGGGCCCGATCGGCGCGGCGCGCGTCGGCGTGATCGACGGCGAACTGGTCCTGAATCCGACCATCGACCAGATGCCGACTTCGGACCTGGACCTGGTGGTCGCCGGCACCCAGGACGCCCTGATGATGGTCGAATCCGAAGCCAAGGAGCTGTCGGAAGACCTGATGCTGAAGGCTCTGATGTTCGCCCACGCCGGCATGCAGCCGGTGATCGACGCGATCATCGACCTGGCCGAACACGCCGCCAAGGAGCCCTTCGATTTCCAGGCCGAGGATCACTCGGACGTGGTCGCCTCGATCAAGTCGCTGGTCGGCGAGGACATCAAGGCCGCCTACACCCACCCCGGCAAGTACGAGCGCCGCTCGGGCGTCGATGCGGCCAAGAAGACCGCCGCCGCCGCCCTGGTGAAGACCGACGAGAACCCGGACGGCGTCGACGCCTCCAAATTCTCGGCCGCCTTCAAGGAGTGCGAAGCCGAGGTCCTGCGCCGCGACATCATCGAAAACAGCCACCGCGTCGACGGCCGCGCCCTGGACAAGGTCCGCGCCATCGTGTCGGAAGTCGGCGTCCTGCCGCGCACCCACGGTTCGGCCCTGTTCACTCGCGGCGAGACCCAGGCCCTGGTGGTCGCCACCCTGGGCACCGGCGAGGACGAGCAGTACATCGACAGCCTGACCGGCACCTACAAGGAAAGCTTCCTGCTGCACTACAACTTCCCCCCCTATTCGGTGGGTGAAGCGGGCCGCATGGGATCGCCCGGCCGCCGCGAGATCGGCCACGGCAAGCTGGCCTGGCGCGCCATCCGTCCGATGCTGCCCTCGCGCGAAGACTTCCCCTACACCATCCGTCTGGTGTCGGAGATCACCGAGTCCAACGGCTCGTCCTCCATGGCCACGGTCTGCGGTTCGTCCTTGGCCCTGATGGACGCCGGCGTGCCGCTGGCCCGTCCGGTCTCGGGCATCGCCATGGGTCTGATCCTGGAGCCGTCGGGCGAGTTCGCCATCTTGTCCGACATCCTGGGCGACGAAGACCACCTGGGCGACATGGACTTCAAGGTCGCGGGCACCCGCGAAGGCATCACCTCGCTGCAGATGGACATCAAGGTCCCCGGCATCACCGAGGAGATCATGAAGCAGGCCATCGCCCAGGCCTCGGCCGGCCGTCTGCACATCCTGGACGAGATGGACAAGGCCATCGACGGCGCCCGCACCGAACTGGGCGAGTTCGCGCCCAAGATCGAATCCGTCAAGATAGCAGTCGACAAGATCCGTGAAGTGATCGGTTCGGGCGGCAAGGTGATCCGCGAGATCGTCGAAAAGACCGGCGCCAAGATCGACATCCAGGACGACGGCACGATCAAGATCGCCGCCAACGACCAGGAGAAGATCGACGCCGCCAAGGCCTGGATCCAGTCCATCGCCTCGGAACCGGAAGTCGGCGCGATCTACACCGGCAAGGTGGTGAAGGTCGTCGATTTCGGCGCCTTCGTGAACTTCTTCGGCGCCAAGGACGGCCTGGTCCATGTGTCCCAGATCGCTCTGGAGCGCGTCGCCAACCCGGCCGACGTCCTGTCGGAAGGCCAGGAGGTCAAGGTCAAGTTCCTGGGCTTCGACGATCGCGGCAAGACCAAGCTGTCGATGAAGGTCGTCGATCAGGAAACCGGCGAAGACATCACCGACAAGATCAACGCCGAACGCGCCGAACGCGGCGAAGCCCCGCTGTCGGAAGACACCGGCGGTCGCCCGAAGCGCGAGGGCGGTGATCGCGGCGGCGACCGCGGCCGTCGTCGTCGCGACTAAGCCTGGTCGGTTGAGCCGGAATCGCTACGCGATTCCGGCTGAGGCGATTATGTCTCCAAGAGACGGCGTCACCCCTGACGAAAGAGGCCCGGCGGAGCGCTCCGCCGGGCTTTTTCGTGCGTTGGACCGTGCAGGGTCGCCGGCGCCTGTCGCGGATTTCACTTGCGGGTGGGGCGCTGCGAGTCTCCATTGCGGCGTCGTTTTCGTGGAGAGAAGGTTCATGCTCGATCGTCGTCGCCTGCTTCAGTCCGCCGCCGTGGGCGCGGGTCTCGCCGCCGTGGGCGGATGCGCCTTCGCCCGCAGCCAGACCGCCGCATCCGTCGAGGGCGGCCCAGCGGACGCGACCTTCCGCGCCTTCATGGATCGGACGTTCGAGGAGACGCTGGATCGCTCGCCCGAGGTCGTGACCCTGTTCGGCCTGGACAAGGGCGCACGGGCCGCCGCCAAGTCGAAGTTGACCGCGCCGACCCGCGCGCAGGAGGACGACCAGCGCGCCTTCACCCGCCGCCAGGCGGCAGAACTGGCGCGCATCGACCGCGCCGCCCTGACGCCGCGCAACCTCAACTATTACGACAGCCTGAAGGCCAGTCTGGACGACACCATCGCCACCTACGCCATCCCCTATGGCCAGGGCGGCTGGCCTAATCCGTATCGTGTCAGCCAGCAGGGCGGCGCCTATCAGTCGACGCCCGACTTTCTGGCCAATCAGCACACCATCGAGACGGCGGCCGACGCCGACGCCTATGTGGCCCGCGTCAACGCCTTCGCAGACGTCCTGCTGGCCGAGACTGACCGGCTGAAGGAGGACTACGCCCTGGGCGTCGTGCCGCCCGACTTCATCCTGGCCAAGGCCGTGCGCCAGCAGGACGGCTTTCTGGCCACGCCTGTCGCCGCCTCGCCCCTGACCCAGTCGGTGCGCGACCGGACGCGCGAGAAGGGTTTGAGCGGCGACTGGGACGCCCAGGTCGAGCGGTTGCTGACCCAGCGCGTCTATCCGGCCCTGGCGGCCCAGAACGCGGTCCTGAAGGCGGCCCAGCCGGGGGCCTCTCATGAAGCCTCGGTGCGCCGTCTGCCGCAGGGCGAGCGGTATTACGCCAACAGCCTGAAGTTCATCACCACCACCCGGCTGACGGCCGAGGAGATCCACCGCACGGGCCTGGATCAGATGGCCGAGCTGACCGCGCGCGCCGACGAACTGCTGAAAGCGCAAGGGATGACGCAGGGCTCGGTCGCCGAGCGGATCAAGGCCCTGGGGGACGATTCCAAATACGTCTATCCGAACACGGACGCGGGCAAGGCCGAGCTCATCGCCAAGCTGAACGCCCAGATGGCCGACATGCAAGGCCGCCTGCCCAACGCCTTCGGCCGCCTGCCCAAGGCCAGGGTCGAGATCAAGCGCGTTCCGCCCGAGATCGAGGCCGGGGCGCCCATGGGCTATTACAACTCGGCCAGCCTGGATGGGACGCGGCCCGGCATCTACTGGATCAATCTGAAGGATACGGCGGAATGGCCGTCCTGGACCCTTCCGACCCTGACCTATCACGAGGCGACGCCGGGCCATCACCTGCAGATCAGCCTGCAGCAGGAAAGCCCTTCGGCTCCGCTGTTGATGAACCTCCTGGGCTTCTCCAGCTATGTCGAGGGCTGGGGCCTGTACGCCGAGCAGCTAGCCGACGAACTGGGCGTCTACGAGAACGATCCGGTCGGTCGGATCGGCTATCTGCAGTCGCTGATGTTCCGCTCCGCGCGCCTGGTGGTCGACACCGGCATCCATTCCAAGGGCTGGAGCCGCGAACAGGGCATCCGCTACATGATGGAAGCCTACGGCGATCAGGAAGGCGCGGCGACGTCAGAGGTCGAGCGATATTGCGGCTGGCCCGGTCAGGCCTGCGCCTACAAGGTTGGTCACAACGAATGGGTGCGGCTGCGCGAGCGGGCCAAGACGACGCTGGGCCCCAGGTTCGACATCAAGGGTTTCCACGACACCGCCCTGGCCGCCGGCGGCGTGCCCCTGTCGGTGCTCGAACGGATCGTGCAGGACTGGACGGCGACCCAGGCGTGACGCCTGGGCCTAACGTCGGTCAGTTAGTTCGGGCGCGCCAGGTCGTGGGCCAGTAGTCGAGATCGACCCCGGCGCATTCGCCCATGGTCTGCTCCTGCGTCAGGACGAACTGACGCCCGGTCCAGCCCCAGGTCTGCAGCGTCCCGCAGTCGCCGATCCCGCGCCCCTTGGGGAAGGCCGTCAGCAGGCGGGTCTTGGGATCGTAGGCGCCGTTTATGGTGGTGTTGTCGGGCGTCGTGGGGTCCGCGCCTGGGCCGCCGGTTCCGACCAGGGCGACGGGTCGCGCGTCCCGGCCGCCCGGTCCGGTCACGAACCAGGCCTGGGTTATGTTGTAGGCGCCGGCGCCGCAGGGAATGGCCCACAGCTCGGTATTGGCGTCCAGTCGCGCCGAAGCGACAGTGTCCGTAACGTCGGGCGTCGCGGATTCCTTCAGGCAGTTGGCGACATCGCTGCGGCTGAGAAGCGCGCTCGGCACGGTCTGGTCCGTGTCGCCGAAGCCGGCCTGACTGACCGCCGAGGCCAAGGTCACGGTCGGCAGGGGCGGGGCCGTCGGCACGGCGGAGATCGGCCTGGTCCCGCGCCGGATCAGGGCGGTCGGGGTGTCCAGACGGCCCTGCTTGTCGTCGATCCAAAGCAGGGAGGCCGCCGCCCCGTTCAGCGACACGGCCTGGTTCGCGCCGCCTCGGAGGGTCAGGGTCTTGCTGTGGGCCAAGGCGTCGATCACCCTGCGGGCGTCGCCCCCGAAGATCACGCCGATCGGCGCCTCCTTGGTTCCGTCGGGGCTCAGGCTGGCCGGGAAGACCCGACCGTCGACGTCCAGAGACAGCCGCTGCACGGCGGCGCCGTCGCTGTCGGGCCAGAAGCCGAAGGCGACCTGGGGCTGGGCGTCCGGACCCGGCGCCAGGGCGATGCGTATCCAGCCTGCGCCGAAATCGGGCGCAAAGCCAAAGGCCCAGCAGTGTCCGTCGTTGCCGCAGCTGGCCTGCCAATCCATGAAGGCGCGGGTCTCGCTGCGGATTTGTAGAACCGGCGGGTCGGACGGCGCGGCCGACGGGGCTTGGGCGGCGGGCGCGGCGGGCGCCGTCTTGTCCGTTCGATCCCCGCAGCCCGCCAGCAGCGTCAGGGCGGCGACGCCGAGCATCAGGGATTTCAGTTCGCGGGCGATCATGCCGTCCTAAGTTCCGATGGTTTGTGCGCGGCTTGGGCGCCGGTCTTGGCGCTTTCGACGATATATTCCGGATTGTCCTTGGAGGCCGCCACCTTGTGACCCTTGACTTGAGTTTCGGATGTGACCTTCTTGAGCACCGTGCCCGTGGTCGTCCCCTGGCTATGATCCCATTTCACCTTGTCGCCGGCCTTGAAGGTCTTGCGGGACATGGGCTTCGCTCCGTGATGATCTGGCTTAAGCTTTAGCGATCCGCCGACGCATCGGTTCCGCTGGAAGACGGCGGGCTTTGCGCGGGCGCGCGGCCTCGCTATACCGCCGCCACGACATTCCTTCCCCCATATCCAGAGGCGGACCCCAAGCATGGCCAAGATCAAGGTCGAAAACCCCATCGTCGACATCGACGGCGACGAAATGACCCGCATCATCTGGCAGATGATCAAGGACAAGCTGGTCTTCCCGTTCCTGGATCTCGAGCTGGACTACTACGACCTGGGCATGGAGCACCGCGACGCCACCGACGACCAGGTGACGATCGACGCCGCCCACGCGATCCAGAAACACGGCGTCGGCGTGAAGTGCGCCACCATCACCCCGGACGAAGCCCGCGTGCAGGAGTTCGGCCTGAAGAAGATGTGGAAGTCGCCGAACGGCACCATTCGCAACATCCTGGGCGGCGTGGTCTTCCGCGAGCCGATCATCTGCTCGAACGTGCCGCGCCTGGTGCCCGGCTGGACCCAGCCGATCGTCGTCGGCCGTCACGCCTTCGGCGACCAGTACAAGGCCACCGACTTCCTGATGCCCGGCCCCGGCACCCTGACGATCAAGTTCGTCGGCGAGGATGGCGAAGTGATCGAGCACGAGGTCTACAAGGCCCCGGGCGCCGGCGTGGCCATGGCCATGTACAACCAGGACGCCTCGATCCGCGAGTTCGCCCACGCCAGCTTCGCCTATGGCCTGCAGCGCAACTACCCGGTCTATCTGTCGACCAAGAACACGATCCTGAAAGCCTATGACGGCCGCTTCAAGGACCTGTTCCAGGAAGTGTTCGACGAACACTACGCCGCCGAGTTCAAGGCGCGCGGCCTGACCTATGAGCACCGCCTGATCGACGACATGGTGGCGGCGGCGATGAAGTGGTCGGGCGGCTTCGTCTGGGCGTGCAAGAACTATGACGGCGACGTGCAGTCCGACGTGGTGGCGCAGGGCTTCGGCTCTCTGGGTCTGATGACCTCGGTGCTGATGACGCCGGACGGCAAGGTGCTGGAGACGGAAGCCGCCCACGGCACCGTGACCCGCCACTATCGCCAGCACCAGAAGGGCGAGGCCACCTCGACCAACTCCATCGCCTCGATCTTCGCCTGGACGCGCGGCTTCAAGCACCGCGCCAAGCTGGACGGCAACGCGGCGCTGGACCAGTTCGCGGATACGCTGGAGAAGGTGGTCGTGGACACCGTCGAGGCCGGCTTCATGACCAAGGACCTGGCCCTGCTGGTCGGCGACCAACAGGGCTGGCTGACCACCGAGGGCTTCCTCGACAAGGTCGCCGAGAACCTGAAGACCGCCCTGCCCGACGTCGGCTGAGGCTCGTACCCTCGCGCAAGGCGCAGTCCTCAAGTCGCGCGAAGCGCGGCAGGACGACAAAGAACTCCCACCCCCGCCGGATCGCTCCGGCGGGGCTTTTCGTTGTGCCCGGGTGCAAGCCGTGCATGATCGGGGTCATGAGGGAGTTCGGGTGAGGCGCCTTTTCGCAAATCTGCTGCTGGCGGCGGTCGTCCTGGCGACCGTGTCCTTCTTCGCGGCGCCCGGGGTGGCCTTCTTCGCCATCCGTTCGGCGGCCGAGGCCGGCGATGTTCAGGGGCTGTCTCGGCTGATCGACTTTTCGGCGGTGCGTCAATCGTTGCGGCCGCAGCTTACCGGGCGGCCCGATGCGATGGCCCCCGCCCCCTCCTTTCTGGAAGATCCTATCGGCGCGGTGCGTCGCCAGTTCGAGCAGAACCCCATCCTGCGCCATCCGGACGTGGACGCCTATCTGACGCCTGCCGCCTTGTCAGCCCTGACGCGGGGCGAAGGCCGTTACGCGAACCAGTGGACAACCACGGCCGCCACCGACGCCCGCGTGGACAAGCCCTGGCCCCGGCCGACGTTCTGGGGCGTGAACCGCGCGCGCTTCGC includes the following:
- a CDS encoding DUF2459 domain-containing protein, encoding MRRGLILAVLLGVTAALLTWTTPGRSTSSHAGSQRITAYLLDNGFHTDLVVPRAALMQRGGRLAQAVAELAPGDWIVIGWGDAKFYVDQSPISSRLSDGARAFFRPGNPSVLMLDPEIQDPQARYAADGRATLLLTRPAFDRMADRIEASLDLSNGGPRVAAVRPGDDARFFASRETFSILHLCNHWSAQVLNAAGLPIRPVRSILSVEVLRTARRQTSPEHGRNWAGTEPELDRAALGD
- the rbfA gene encoding 30S ribosome-binding factor RbfA, which encodes MSRKQHTRNASGPAGPSQRQLRAGELIRHALVDVFREEEIHDEALHGVSVTVTEVRLSPDLKHATCFVEPLGAGVEAAETTGHESEIIKALNVHAKFLRGRLGSKLDMKFTPDLRFRHDESFDAASHMDRLFADPRVQADLERRDDEDDA
- the truB gene encoding tRNA pseudouridine(55) synthase TruB is translated as MARKKRGDIVDGWVCLDKPFEMGSTEAVSRIRRLFNAQKAGHAGTLDPLASGILPIALGEATKTVPFMMEAKKVYRFTINWGVSTDSVDREGEIVARSDVRPTVEQVRAALPAFVGEIDQVPPRFSAIKVDGARAYDLAREGAAFELQARRVVIHSAEMTGAPDPDHVEIRILTGKGVYVRSLARDLAQALGAEGHVSALRRERVGPFSTENAVTLDSLEEMVHRSAASEGLLAVATALDDIPELAVTDQDAFSLRQGRSIVLLPRQVETLKGRLSDGSRTVSAFQGQTLVALCQLRAGRLEPDRVFNL
- the rpsO gene encoding 30S ribosomal protein S15, which translates into the protein MSVTAERKHEIIADNARSAGDTGSAEVQVAILSERISNLTEHFKTHKKDNHSRRGLLKMVSQRRRLLDHLNKTDSARYQALIAKLGLRR
- the pnp gene encoding polyribonucleotide nucleotidyltransferase, coding for MFDIKRKTIEWAGRPLTLETGRIARQADGAVLATYGETVVLATVVYGRSPKPGLDFFPLTVNYQEKTFAAGKIPGGYFKREGRPTEKETLVSRLIDRPIRPLFVKGFKNETQVVVTVLQHDLENDPDVLGMVAASAALTISGVPFMGPIGAARVGVIDGELVLNPTIDQMPTSDLDLVVAGTQDALMMVESEAKELSEDLMLKALMFAHAGMQPVIDAIIDLAEHAAKEPFDFQAEDHSDVVASIKSLVGEDIKAAYTHPGKYERRSGVDAAKKTAAAALVKTDENPDGVDASKFSAAFKECEAEVLRRDIIENSHRVDGRALDKVRAIVSEVGVLPRTHGSALFTRGETQALVVATLGTGEDEQYIDSLTGTYKESFLLHYNFPPYSVGEAGRMGSPGRREIGHGKLAWRAIRPMLPSREDFPYTIRLVSEITESNGSSSMATVCGSSLALMDAGVPLARPVSGIAMGLILEPSGEFAILSDILGDEDHLGDMDFKVAGTREGITSLQMDIKVPGITEEIMKQAIAQASAGRLHILDEMDKAIDGARTELGEFAPKIESVKIAVDKIREVIGSGGKVIREIVEKTGAKIDIQDDGTIKIAANDQEKIDAAKAWIQSIASEPEVGAIYTGKVVKVVDFGAFVNFFGAKDGLVHVSQIALERVANPADVLSEGQEVKVKFLGFDDRGKTKLSMKVVDQETGEDITDKINAERAERGEAPLSEDTGGRPKREGGDRGGDRGRRRRD
- a CDS encoding DUF885 family protein translates to MLDRRRLLQSAAVGAGLAAVGGCAFARSQTAASVEGGPADATFRAFMDRTFEETLDRSPEVVTLFGLDKGARAAAKSKLTAPTRAQEDDQRAFTRRQAAELARIDRAALTPRNLNYYDSLKASLDDTIATYAIPYGQGGWPNPYRVSQQGGAYQSTPDFLANQHTIETAADADAYVARVNAFADVLLAETDRLKEDYALGVVPPDFILAKAVRQQDGFLATPVAASPLTQSVRDRTREKGLSGDWDAQVERLLTQRVYPALAAQNAVLKAAQPGASHEASVRRLPQGERYYANSLKFITTTRLTAEEIHRTGLDQMAELTARADELLKAQGMTQGSVAERIKALGDDSKYVYPNTDAGKAELIAKLNAQMADMQGRLPNAFGRLPKARVEIKRVPPEIEAGAPMGYYNSASLDGTRPGIYWINLKDTAEWPSWTLPTLTYHEATPGHHLQISLQQESPSAPLLMNLLGFSSYVEGWGLYAEQLADELGVYENDPVGRIGYLQSLMFRSARLVVDTGIHSKGWSREQGIRYMMEAYGDQEGAATSEVERYCGWPGQACAYKVGHNEWVRLRERAKTTLGPRFDIKGFHDTALAAGGVPLSVLERIVQDWTATQA
- a CDS encoding DUF1176 domain-containing protein, encoding MIARELKSLMLGVAALTLLAGCGDRTDKTAPAAPAAQAPSAAPSDPPVLQIRSETRAFMDWQASCGNDGHCWAFGFAPDFGAGWIRIALAPGPDAQPQVAFGFWPDSDGAAVQRLSLDVDGRVFPASLSPDGTKEAPIGVIFGGDARRVIDALAHSKTLTLRGGANQAVSLNGAAASLLWIDDKQGRLDTPTALIRRGTRPISAVPTAPPLPTVTLASAVSQAGFGDTDQTVPSALLSRSDVANCLKESATPDVTDTVASARLDANTELWAIPCGAGAYNITQAWFVTGPGGRDARPVALVGTGGPGADPTTPDNTTINGAYDPKTRLLTAFPKGRGIGDCGTLQTWGWTGRQFVLTQEQTMGECAGVDLDYWPTTWRARTN
- a CDS encoding DUF2945 domain-containing protein, coding for MSRKTFKAGDKVKWDHSQGTTTGTVLKKVTSETQVKGHKVAASKDNPEYIVESAKTGAQAAHKPSELRTA
- a CDS encoding NADP-dependent isocitrate dehydrogenase, with the translated sequence MAKIKVENPIVDIDGDEMTRIIWQMIKDKLVFPFLDLELDYYDLGMEHRDATDDQVTIDAAHAIQKHGVGVKCATITPDEARVQEFGLKKMWKSPNGTIRNILGGVVFREPIICSNVPRLVPGWTQPIVVGRHAFGDQYKATDFLMPGPGTLTIKFVGEDGEVIEHEVYKAPGAGVAMAMYNQDASIREFAHASFAYGLQRNYPVYLSTKNTILKAYDGRFKDLFQEVFDEHYAAEFKARGLTYEHRLIDDMVAAAMKWSGGFVWACKNYDGDVQSDVVAQGFGSLGLMTSVLMTPDGKVLETEAAHGTVTRHYRQHQKGEATSTNSIASIFAWTRGFKHRAKLDGNAALDQFADTLEKVVVDTVEAGFMTKDLALLVGDQQGWLTTEGFLDKVAENLKTALPDVG
- a CDS encoding DUF2939 domain-containing protein encodes the protein MRRLFANLLLAAVVLATVSFFAAPGVAFFAIRSAAEAGDVQGLSRLIDFSAVRQSLRPQLTGRPDAMAPAPSFLEDPIGAVRRQFEQNPILRHPDVDAYLTPAALSALTRGEGRYANQWTTTAATDARVDKPWPRPTFWGVNRARFAIPDKGGSRTFFTFERRGPFAWTLVQIGLPDGAAPPAPTSPAQTPRKDTP